Proteins encoded by one window of Chondromyces crocatus:
- a CDS encoding threonine/serine dehydratase, whose amino-acid sequence MNEPPLVTRDDITAAAQRIDAHVRTTPIIRMETGAFGIQAALVLKLESLQHTGSFKVRGAFNRMLSADVPPAGVIAASGGNHGVAVAYAAQRLGHVSEIFVPRTAASVKVERLRRYGARVTQVGERYADALLASQARARETGALEVHAFDQPEVVAGQGTLGREFQAQAPEVETLLVAVGGGGLIAGVASWTASEVRVVSVEPEAAPTLHAALQAGRPTTVPVAGVAVDALGASRVGEIAFAVARRHIERAVLVDDEAILAARRVLWDELRIATEPSGAAAFSALLSGAYRPREGERVGVVICGGNADPRTLA is encoded by the coding sequence ATGAACGAACCTCCCCTCGTCACGCGCGACGACATCACCGCGGCCGCGCAACGTATCGATGCGCACGTCCGAACGACCCCGATCATCCGCATGGAGACCGGCGCGTTCGGCATCCAAGCTGCGCTGGTCCTCAAGCTCGAGTCCCTCCAGCACACCGGATCCTTCAAGGTGAGGGGCGCCTTCAACCGCATGCTCTCGGCGGACGTCCCTCCGGCGGGCGTCATCGCCGCGTCGGGTGGCAACCACGGAGTCGCCGTGGCGTATGCCGCCCAGCGCCTCGGCCACGTCTCGGAGATCTTCGTCCCGCGCACCGCGGCGTCCGTGAAGGTCGAGCGACTCCGCCGCTACGGCGCGCGGGTCACCCAGGTCGGTGAGCGGTACGCGGACGCCCTCCTCGCAAGCCAGGCCCGCGCGCGCGAGACGGGCGCGCTCGAGGTCCACGCCTTCGACCAGCCCGAGGTCGTGGCGGGGCAGGGGACCCTGGGACGCGAATTCCAGGCGCAAGCGCCCGAGGTCGAGACCCTCCTCGTCGCCGTCGGTGGCGGCGGGCTCATCGCGGGCGTCGCGTCCTGGACCGCCAGCGAGGTCCGCGTCGTCAGCGTCGAACCCGAGGCCGCGCCCACGCTCCACGCCGCCCTCCAGGCGGGGCGGCCCACCACGGTCCCCGTCGCTGGCGTCGCGGTGGACGCCCTCGGCGCCTCCCGGGTGGGCGAGATCGCGTTCGCCGTCGCGCGGCGCCACATCGAGCGGGCCGTCCTGGTCGACGACGAGGCCATCCTCGCCGCGCGCCGTGTGCTGTGGGACGAACTCCGGATCGCCACCGAGCCGAGCGGCGCCGCGGCCTTCTCCGCGCTCCTGTCCGGCGCATACCGCCCGCGGGAGGGCGAGCGGGTGGGCGTGGTGATTTGTGGGGGGAATGCGGACCCGCGTACCCTCGCATAG
- a CDS encoding serine/threonine-protein kinase, which translates to MTPPSTPRPPLTAGMVIADKYRLLRHLGTGAMGVVWAAINEATGREVALKLIVAPVDALRRRVEREAHACGALRHPNIVDIYDAVHTAEGDPVLVLQLLQGETLADLLTRRRRLEPELAAHIGREIAAALTAVHALGIVHRDLKPANIFLHREHDGGTPVVKVLDFGVSKPAPGRTPVCTAPGDAVGSLPYMSPEQVRAAVDVDLRADIWSLGVVLFEMLTGERPFQGNFSEIVLQILQGQVPRVSRYVRHVDPEFVDLVAGCMRRQRELRLGPAEHIVRGLDRLVGDVDPWSLPLGTTAPRRSEAEPCPELHRQHTPVWNTTFARSTSPGWPAAQPPASDRPRETLLPDQDRVRTRIGFADPAPWRLNAAEFSDAPPLSWPEHEPPGLPEPPPPLRQSYSSLPGAQRRVAWEVPPPAEPDPQRNASTFGSDADPLVHTGPRGVAASSAEAELPTRAERTSHLPDLSRISAIPSSLSDRATQNSRTSIGSMSVPDSRRSLTARLPGLTTHWRGALFISTIATLLAAGAVSALISAFPLGTQAEATLDADADGDAEATGPELPALAERCPVPTLGATPARPSRPLRVPAALAATTLVAIPPGPSNEPESDALTEPAPPPPAPDQAEARASTEALEPSMSDDPPASEPATAQADATTQAGASDAPATPRASRGPSASAFNAAPIASKSSRAGAAPMPRGATPSRCVNPQFLQRARCSKQPPGRR; encoded by the coding sequence ATGACGCCGCCTTCCACACCCCGACCTCCGCTCACCGCCGGTATGGTCATCGCCGACAAGTACCGGCTCCTTCGCCACCTCGGCACGGGCGCCATGGGCGTCGTCTGGGCGGCGATCAACGAGGCGACCGGGCGAGAGGTCGCGCTCAAGCTCATCGTCGCCCCGGTCGATGCTCTGCGTCGCCGGGTCGAACGCGAAGCCCACGCGTGTGGAGCCCTCCGCCACCCCAACATCGTCGACATCTACGACGCGGTGCACACCGCCGAGGGCGATCCCGTCCTGGTCCTCCAGCTCCTCCAGGGAGAGACCCTCGCCGATCTCCTCACGCGCCGTCGCCGTCTCGAACCCGAACTCGCCGCCCACATCGGCCGCGAGATCGCCGCGGCCCTCACCGCCGTCCACGCCCTCGGGATCGTCCACCGCGATCTCAAGCCCGCGAACATCTTCCTCCACCGCGAGCACGACGGCGGCACCCCCGTGGTGAAGGTCCTCGATTTCGGCGTCAGCAAGCCAGCGCCGGGGAGGACGCCGGTCTGCACCGCGCCAGGCGACGCCGTGGGCTCACTGCCCTACATGAGCCCCGAGCAGGTCCGCGCCGCCGTCGACGTCGACCTCCGCGCCGACATCTGGTCGCTGGGCGTCGTGCTCTTCGAGATGCTCACCGGCGAGCGCCCGTTCCAGGGCAACTTCAGCGAGATCGTCCTCCAGATCCTCCAGGGCCAGGTCCCGCGCGTCAGCCGCTACGTCCGCCACGTCGACCCGGAGTTCGTCGACCTCGTCGCGGGCTGCATGCGGCGCCAGCGCGAGCTGCGCCTCGGCCCCGCCGAGCACATCGTCCGGGGCCTCGATCGCCTCGTTGGCGACGTCGACCCCTGGAGCCTCCCGCTCGGGACCACGGCGCCGAGGCGCTCCGAGGCCGAGCCCTGCCCGGAGCTCCACCGCCAGCACACGCCCGTCTGGAACACGACGTTCGCGCGCTCCACCTCTCCCGGATGGCCCGCCGCGCAGCCACCCGCCTCCGACCGACCGCGCGAGACCCTCTTGCCCGATCAAGATCGCGTCCGCACCCGCATCGGCTTCGCCGATCCCGCGCCCTGGCGGCTCAACGCTGCCGAATTTTCCGACGCGCCCCCCCTTTCCTGGCCCGAGCACGAACCGCCCGGCCTGCCAGAGCCCCCGCCTCCGCTGCGCCAGTCGTACTCCTCCCTGCCGGGAGCGCAGCGCCGCGTCGCCTGGGAAGTGCCGCCCCCGGCCGAACCCGACCCCCAGCGCAACGCCTCGACCTTCGGGAGCGATGCCGACCCGCTCGTTCACACCGGCCCCCGCGGCGTCGCAGCCTCCTCGGCCGAGGCCGAGCTGCCCACCCGCGCGGAGCGCACCTCGCACCTCCCCGATCTCTCGCGCATCTCCGCGATACCGAGCTCGTTGAGCGACCGCGCGACGCAGAACAGCCGGACCAGCATCGGCTCCATGTCGGTCCCCGACAGCCGCCGAAGCCTCACCGCCCGCTTGCCTGGGCTCACCACCCACTGGCGCGGCGCGCTCTTCATCTCCACCATCGCCACCTTGCTCGCCGCTGGCGCCGTCTCGGCGCTGATCTCCGCGTTCCCGCTGGGAACCCAGGCCGAAGCTACCCTCGACGCCGACGCCGACGGCGACGCCGAGGCCACCGGCCCCGAGCTGCCGGCCCTCGCCGAGCGATGCCCCGTGCCCACGCTCGGCGCCACCCCCGCGCGCCCCTCGCGCCCGCTGCGCGTGCCCGCCGCCCTCGCCGCGACCACCCTCGTCGCCATCCCACCGGGCCCCTCGAACGAACCCGAGAGCGACGCGCTCACCGAGCCCGCCCCTCCACCTCCAGCCCCTGATCAGGCCGAGGCCCGCGCCTCCACCGAGGCCCTCGAGCCCTCGATGTCGGATGACCCCCCCGCATCCGAGCCCGCGACCGCGCAGGCCGATGCCACCACGCAGGCCGGCGCCTCCGACGCGCCCGCCACGCCGCGCGCCTCCAGAGGACCCAGCGCCTCGGCCTTCAACGCGGCACCCATCGCCTCGAAGAGCAGCCGCGCCGGTGCCGCACCGATGCCGCGCGGCGCCACGCCCTCGCGCTGCGTGAACCCGCAATTCCTCCAGCGTGCCCGCTGCAGCAAGCAGCCACCGGGCCGACGCTGA